The region CTTTTGGGAAAACTGGTATGACACTAAATGTTACAAAAACAAAACTTAAAAAGAGTAAGAATTTAAAAAGGTTAGATTTCCATTTGTTCTTTTTCCTATAATCGAAAAGATCTTCTATTGAATTGAAAAAATCTGTAATACTTGTTTCTAATTTGGAATCTTTTAAAATCATTATTTTCTTTAAAATTGGCTATAACTCCTAATACCCGTAGCGTTTCAAACTATAGCAAAGTTCGTATTCAGGATAAAAACATTTTTAATTTTAAGCGTCCCTGTAAATCTATTAAAAATTTGCTACTATCATTTACGGAAAACCCTAACATGTTATAAGCTAAAGAACCGTAAGGTTTTTTAATAAGCTTTAGCTAAATTTGTTCAAAACAAGATTTATCATGAAGATCAGCCTAAAAAGACTTAATAAAGATTATCATTTTGAAACCGTAAATGAACGAGGAGACATTGTTCACTTAGACAATAAAACCGATGCCGAACCAAAGGGTGCCAGCCCAATGGATCTATTGCTAAGAGCTATTGCGGGTTGCAGCAGTATTGATATAGTTATGATTCTCAAAAAGCAACACCTGGAACTTGAAGATCTTCAGGTTGAGGTTGAAGGCTTTAGGGAAGATGGTGCAGTGCCAAATGTTTTTAAGAAAATTCAGCTTAATTTTCTTTTAAAAGGAGATGTGCCCGCGGCAAAAGCAAAACGTGCAGTAGATCTTTCTATGGAAAAATACTGTTCGGTTTCTAAAATGCTGGAAAAGGCAGCTGAAATTAATTATGCTATCACCTTAAATGGTGAGCTTATCAATTAATGAAATCTTTCGAAACCAGAATAGTTAGAACCTGGAAGCCTTCGGTGCTTCTAAGAATTCTTTTTATTATTCTCCTTCTTGGAGGGAGTGCGCTAACATCTATTTTTGAAGTAGAAGAAGCCTGGCTTCGAATTTCCGGTAGTATTGCTTTTATGCTGGGAATGTTCTGAGCTTTAAGTCAGTCGTTTATTAAGCCAAAGAATCTCGGTGAAATTACGATAGATGAAAATAGCGTAGAAGTGATTTTAGCCAATTCCAGGAAGGAATTTTTTATTTCTGAATTACAGGAAATCGGTTTTAAATATGGTGGTTACGCCAGTTTCTGGAAGTATACTTTGTACGGCAATAAAAACCATATTTATTTTACTACGATTTCAGGTGATAAATATAATTATGAAATTATTCTTCAGAATAAACAGAAGAAAGAAGCGCTGAAATATTTTCTAAACGAATTAAATGCAACTGATTCTATTGAAATTAAGAAGTTTGGTAATTCGGCTTTTTAAGTCAATAGAAACTTTGGAAATTAAAGCCGTATTTGGGAATAATCTTTAATTTTTATCCCTTCTTTTTTCTGTTTTCTTAAAAATATAATTCAGTAAATCATATAAAATACATTATCCATAAAAATTACTCTTAGGCCTTGCATTTAAAAGGCTGTGCCGTATATTTGCTGGTTCAAGTTCATTGTTTATAACATCGTTATCAAGAAAGGTTGAGGGAATAGACCCGTTGAAACCTTGGCAACCCTCCTGTAATGGGAGAAGGTGCTACCTTCTACTTCGCTTTTGGCGAAGATAGATAACAAGAAAGAATTCTTTCCCGCTTCTTTTTTTGATAGTGATTTTAGATAAAATTATATGTCGAAATTAGAAGAACAACTTCAAAAAAATATACTCATTTTAGACGGTGCCATGGGCACGATGCTTCAGGAATACAAATTTTCTGAAGAAGACTTCCGTGGAAAACGTTTTAGCGATTGGCCGGTTTCCGTGCAGGGAAATAACGATCTTTTGTCTCTTACGCAGCCTGAAGCAATCGCAACAATACATCGCAAATATTTTGAAGCCGGAGCCGATATTGTAGAAACTAACACCTTTTCTGCAACCACGATCGCCATGGCCGATTATAAAATGGAAGAGCTGGTAGACGAACTCAATTATGAGTCGGCCAGGATTGCCAAAGAAGTTGCCGTGAAAATGACTGAAGAAAACCCGGAAAAACCTCGTTTTGTAGCCGGCGCCATTGGCCCAACTAACAAAACTGCCAGTATGAGCCCAGATGTAAACGACCCCGGATTTCGTGCAATTTCTTTTGAAGAATTGCGGGTAGCTTATAAACAACAGGCCAGAGCTTTAATAAAAGGCGGCGCAGATATTCTTCTGGTAGAAACCGTGTTTGATACTTTAAATGCTAAAGCAGCACTTTTTGCCCTGGATGAACTTAAAGAAGAATTGCAGTTAGATATTCCAATAATGGTAAGTGGGACGATTACCGATGCTTCAGGAAGAACTCTTTCGGGGCAAACCGCTGAAGCTTTTCTAATTTCAGTATCACATATTTCATTATTGAGTGTTGGATTTAACTGCGCATTGGGCGCTAAACAACTAACTCCGCACCTGGAAGTTTTAAACCGATTTGCGAACTGTGGAGTTTCGGCTTATCCTAATGCAGGATTGCCAAATGCTTTTGGAGAATACGACCAGGATGCTGAAGAAATGGCAAGACAGATTAGGGAATATTTAGAAAAAGGTTTGGTGAATATTCTTGGTGGTTGCTGTGGTACCACACCAGAGCATATTAAAGCTATTGCTGAAATTGCCAAAGATTATAATCCAAGAAAAATAGTGAAACCTGAATTTTCCACCGCTTTATGATAGAAACAGTGAATCAAGAAAATAAACAGGAAGAAATTTCCCCGGAAAAAGAACAACAAGAGGTTAGGCCTTTAAAGTTATCAGGCCTGGAACCTTTAATAATTACCCCCGATAGCAATTTTGTAAATGTTGGGGAAAGGACTAATGTAGCGGGTTCCAAAAAATTCCTTCGGTTAATTAAAGAAGAAAACTTTGAAGAAGCCCTGGAAGTCGCCCGAGACCAGGTAGACGGTGGTGCCCAGATTATCGACATTAATATGGACGATGGCCTTATTGAAGGCAAAGAGGTTATGGTGAAGTTCCTTAATCTAATTGTGGCCGAACCCGATATTGCCCGTGTGCCTATCATGATAGATAGCTCTAAATGGGAGATCATCGAAGCCGGTTTACAGGTGGTGCAGGGAAAATGTGTGGTAAATTCTATAAGCCTAAAAGAAGGTGAAGCAGAATTTATTGAACACGCCACGAAAATAAAACGTTATGGGGCAGCGGTAATTGTAATGGCTTTTGATGAAGTGGGGCAGGCCGATAATTATGACCGCCGAATTGAAATTGCAAAGCGTTCTTATGATATCTTGGTTAATACGGTAAAACTACCACCAGAAGACATCATTTTTGACCTTAATATTTTTCCGGTAGGTACCGGGATGGACGAGCATAAACGCAATGCCATAGATTTTATTGAAGCCACGCGTTGGGTAAGAGAAAATCTTCCTCATTGTAGTATTAGTGGGGGAGTTAGCAATGTTTCGTTTTCCTTCCGTGGAAATAACCCGGTGCGGGAAGCCATGCATTCGGTGTTTTTGTATTACGCGATTAAAGCAGGAATGAATATCGGGATTGTAAATCCTGCACTTCTGGAAGTTTATGATAATATCCCGAAAGACCTTTTAGAGCATGTGGAAGATGTAATCCTGGACAGGAGAGAAGATGCTACCGAACGCTTGCTTGAATTTGCAGAAACAGTAGTAGGTTCTAAAAAAGAGAATAAAGTAGATCTTTCCTGGAGGGAAAAACCCTTGCAGGATAGGGTTACTCACGCACTTGTAAAGGGAATCGATGCTTATATTTTAGAGGATATTGAACAGGCGCGTCAGGAAGCCGAACAACCTATTGAGGTAATAGAAGGCCATTTAATGATAGGTATGAATGTAGTGGGCGATCTTTTTGGAAGCGGAAAGATGTTCCTTCCGCAGGTAGTGAAATCGGCGCGAGTAATGAAGAAAGCGGTAGCTTACCTTTTACCCTATATAGAAGCTGCAAAAAAAGCCCCGCAACCCCCAAAAGGTGAGGATTATTGGGAAAAAACCGATCCGGAATTTTTTGGTGGCATGAAGGAATTTGCCGAAAAACATCGCTATAATAATATTAGTGAAGCTGAGACCATTTTGGGGGATGCTTTAGATACTGGGGAATTGAAGTCTTACCAATTTAAAAGGCAACAAATTATAGGGGATTATATAGCCGATTTTGTATGTCTTGAAGAGAAACTTATAGTAGAAATTGATGGCCTAATACATCAATTGCCCGAGGATAAAAAGAATGATGAAGAAAGAACGGCCTGGCTAAAAAAGCACGAGTTCCGGGTTATTAGGTTTAACGATGACGATATACGCTCTAATCTGGACAGCGTTTTAAATAAAATTTCCAGAATGCTTAAAAAGGCCCTGCCATCGAGTGCGGGAGGGGCGGGAAAAGTTTTAATGGCTACAGTAAAGGGAGACGTTCACGATATTGGGAAAAATATTGTAAGTGTGGTATTAAGTTGCAATAATTATGAAATTATAGATTTAGGCGTCATGGTGCCGCCAGAAAAAATTATTGAAACTGCAAAAGCAGAAGGCGTTGATGCTATCGGGCTAAGTGGCTTAATTACACCTTCTTTAGATGAGATGGTTTTTCTGGCCAAAGAGATGGAACGGCAAAATTTTGATGTGCCTTTACTTATTGGAGGTGCCACAACCTCAAAAGCGCATACGGCAGTAAAAATAGATCCGCAGTATAAAAATGCGGTAGCTCACGTAAATGATGCTTCTCGTGCGGTGACGGTAATTGGTGATCTTTTAAAAGAAAATACGCGCGTAAAATATATGAGCGATCTAAAGGCGGAATATGATAAATTCAGGCTTAATTTTAAGAAACGAAGTAAAGTAAAATCTTTTCTTTCTATTAAAGACGCGAGAAAGAACAAGTATGCCATAGACTGGAAAACCACCCAAATAACCAAGCCTAATAAACCCGGAATTCAGCAGATAGATGATTTCGATTTAAGAGAACTTAAAGCTTTTATAGACTGGAGTCCCTTCTTTAGAAGCTGGGATTTACACGGCCGGTATCCCGATATTTTAACCGATAAAGTGGTGGGTGAACAGGCAACTTCATTATTTGCCGATGCAAAAGTTTT is a window of Salegentibacter salegens DNA encoding:
- a CDS encoding vitamin B12 dependent-methionine synthase activation domain-containing protein yields the protein MIETVNQENKQEEISPEKEQQEVRPLKLSGLEPLIITPDSNFVNVGERTNVAGSKKFLRLIKEENFEEALEVARDQVDGGAQIIDINMDDGLIEGKEVMVKFLNLIVAEPDIARVPIMIDSSKWEIIEAGLQVVQGKCVVNSISLKEGEAEFIEHATKIKRYGAAVIVMAFDEVGQADNYDRRIEIAKRSYDILVNTVKLPPEDIIFDLNIFPVGTGMDEHKRNAIDFIEATRWVRENLPHCSISGGVSNVSFSFRGNNPVREAMHSVFLYYAIKAGMNIGIVNPALLEVYDNIPKDLLEHVEDVILDRREDATERLLEFAETVVGSKKENKVDLSWREKPLQDRVTHALVKGIDAYILEDIEQARQEAEQPIEVIEGHLMIGMNVVGDLFGSGKMFLPQVVKSARVMKKAVAYLLPYIEAAKKAPQPPKGEDYWEKTDPEFFGGMKEFAEKHRYNNISEAETILGDALDTGELKSYQFKRQQIIGDYIADFVCLEEKLIVEIDGLIHQLPEDKKNDEERTAWLKKHEFRVIRFNDDDIRSNLDSVLNKISRMLKKALPSSAGGAGKVLMATVKGDVHDIGKNIVSVVLSCNNYEIIDLGVMVPPEKIIETAKAEGVDAIGLSGLITPSLDEMVFLAKEMERQNFDVPLLIGGATTSKAHTAVKIDPQYKNAVAHVNDASRAVTVIGDLLKENTRVKYMSDLKAEYDKFRLNFKKRSKVKSFLSIKDARKNKYAIDWKTTQITKPNKPGIQQIDDFDLRELKAFIDWSPFFRSWDLHGRYPDILTDKVVGEQATSLFADAKVLLKRILDEKLLKAKAVYGLFPANTVNDDDIEVAYEEDSEEKTILFRTLRQQLKKHGGKPNFALSDFIAPKETGIQDYIGCFCVTTGFGTAELAKKFEEDFDDYNSIMIKALADRLAEAFAEYLHKKIRREDWGYAPEENLSNQELIKETYKGIRPAPGYPACPDHLEKISIWEVLKVKERIGVELTESLAMWPAASVSGYYFANPEARYFGLGKIKDDQVRDFAERKGIPLKKAEKWLNPNIAD
- a CDS encoding homocysteine S-methyltransferase family protein; protein product: MSKLEEQLQKNILILDGAMGTMLQEYKFSEEDFRGKRFSDWPVSVQGNNDLLSLTQPEAIATIHRKYFEAGADIVETNTFSATTIAMADYKMEELVDELNYESARIAKEVAVKMTEENPEKPRFVAGAIGPTNKTASMSPDVNDPGFRAISFEELRVAYKQQARALIKGGADILLVETVFDTLNAKAALFALDELKEELQLDIPIMVSGTITDASGRTLSGQTAEAFLISVSHISLLSVGFNCALGAKQLTPHLEVLNRFANCGVSAYPNAGLPNAFGEYDQDAEEMARQIREYLEKGLVNILGGCCGTTPEHIKAIAEIAKDYNPRKIVKPEFSTAL
- a CDS encoding OsmC family protein; this translates as MKISLKRLNKDYHFETVNERGDIVHLDNKTDAEPKGASPMDLLLRAIAGCSSIDIVMILKKQHLELEDLQVEVEGFREDGAVPNVFKKIQLNFLLKGDVPAAKAKRAVDLSMEKYCSVSKMLEKAAEINYAITLNGELIN